TAGTGTCATCAGATAGGTGACTTACAGGTTTCTATGTGTATGGGTTGTTGGAATCagctaaactttgaacattgagatattaaataaatgatagaGAAGAAGCCTTGAATAGAAAGAGTGGAAAAGAATGGGTTTTATGTCAGAAGTTAAGTGTCCTCTGTAGAAAGCCAgaaggctttggaatgtgtttgatggaggagAGGTGAGCGAAGTGTTGATATAGGGAAGACAGATAGTTATCTGTGGATTAGGAGAAGGAGGGGTTAAGGTCAGGAGGTGAGGGGTGAGGTCAGTTCCCCTTAAGGGAGTAATCAGGGTTTAGTATCTGGTTACCTTCTTCCAGTTGGGCATAAACTGTAAGGATTGGAAAGAGGGAGTGTTTTAAGTAGGATGTATATAACTGTGATGGAGAGAAATTTTTGCAGTCGTATTACAGCTGTACAgcacctttgggaagaattaaacttggttaaagcttctctagtgtccgtgggCTATTtactgaaaaataagaacctaacaggGTACAGGTACCTCGGTCAGCGTCCTCCTCAGCTCTCCCTGGCAGCTTTCCAGCTCCAGGCTCTTGGAGCTATATGAGTTCTTGAGGCCCAGCATGGCCTCCTCCCGGTCCCTAAGCTGGGAATTGGCCTCCTTCAGCTGGCCCCTGAGGGCCACCATCTCCCCCGCCCGCTGGGTCAGCTCCACCTGGCTCTCCCTTAGTTGCTGCTTCAGCAGGGAGATCTCCCCTGCCTTCTGACACACCTGGACCACACATAGTAGGTCAGTGTTATGAGGAGGCTGTTCACAAAgtcgcacacacacgcgcgcacacacacacacacacacaaacaaacacacctcCCACTTGGTCTCATCCAGGCGTGGCAGTATGTCAGTCTGTTCCATCCTGAAGTGCAGACACTTCCTCTCCAGATCCTCTCTTTGGGCCAGCAGggcagccatctcctcctgcAGACGTCGCTTGTCCTGCGACAGACGGGTGATCTGGGCCTGCAGGGCATTCTGGGAGCGCTGGGCGCGACGGGTCACCtgcacacagaggaagagagtaTCAACATTTGGTAGACTGTTATTGGTTACCGCTGCTGTGGAATGTGTGGTCACCTGCTGCAGACGGGAGGCGTAGTTCTGCCCCAGctcatccatctgtctctcacacacacgctgcTTCTCCTCAAACACCTGGACGATGGCGGCCTCGCTCTGCTCCAAGTTACGACACATGTGTTGCACctgggaaaggggaggagagatgaaaaAGGGGACAGAAGAGGACAGGATTTTTGGGACTAACCCAGAGCAATGACTATTGCTACGTTCATGAAATCTATGAAAATAAATCACACATGAACATTGACCCCAAAATTATCTTTCAGCTCTCACCTCTTGCTCCTTCTCCCAGAGCCGGTTCTCCAGGTCTTGGATGACATCATCAGAGGAAGGAGTGGGACGTTGGGGTGCTGGGGTGTCCCCCAGGTGGTTCAGCTGCTGATAGGACGAGGAGCTCTTTACTAAAGAGGAGCAGTCACTGTACAAGGCACTCAGCCCGTTCTGGAATTGTTGCATACATTTATATACAATCCACTCCTGCTGTGGCTTTGGTATGATAGTGTACCAAACTGGATAGATGCAGATACCCAGAGAAAGTAAAACAAATGTACATGAATTGCTGCTGGTGATCTGCACTGCACTAAAAGGATGTTAGCACTCATCAGGAGTCGACTGCAGTGGCTTTCATTACGTTTAAAAAATCCCATTTGCGTAGCAGCAAGCAATGCACCCACCTGGTAGCCTGGTTGCTCCAGCTTTTCCAGAGCCACTGCAGCTCCAGCTGTGGTCCCTAGTCTGTTGATATTGCTGGTAGAAGCACTGAGAGACCCCAGGGCCTCTTGAGGCCCATAGCACAAACCAGAGCCTGCATATGTGGGCAGGCTAGTTAGAGAGTTCCTCCCCGAAGCTGACATCCCTCCATGGACCCCTCTGTTACTCTTaccccctcctgctccctctgcCAGGCATCTGCCCATCCCTGGGCTGTCCTGGTCTAGGAGGAGGGCCTCTGGAACTGCCACTAGTtctcctccccctgctcctccttctctctgcccccccgCACCTCTACCCTCACATCCACCCCCACTGGTTGGGCCAAAGAGGTTCTGCATGGAATGAAAGCTCTTGGGAACCACTGGTTTGAAGGCAGAGGGACGAACCAGCCCCGAGTTGTTCTGGAGGGTTGAAAAccaggaagaggcagagagagaaagggagatagagggggagaaaaaCGGTTTGCATAGAGGGATATCAGTAAAGAAAGTTCTAAAGAAACTGGAAAGGAAACTGTTAGCATAACAACACTTTAAAGCCTTTACATTACTGTCTTGAATCAGTAGACAATATAAATCATTGTCAAATACTGTGCCAATAATTATTTGTAAGACCTTTTCACCATTCTATTTCATCAGTTGTTAtaagaaaaaaaagtatttatgtaaatgtgtaaTTATGAAGTCATAATGTAACTGCAATGATATAATGATACAGCAGCATATACGTGTTGCTGTGATGTAATTGTGAGCTAACCCAATATGCCAATAAGCCACAGGACCCTATagctacacacatacagtacttgtTTGAGAAGAGGAACATACCTGCTCTAGTTTGCCAGAGACAGGCAGGATTTTGGGTGGGTTGTGGGTTGGAGGGTTGTTGTGATTGTCGGTTTTGTTCTCTCcagtttctctgtgttggtggggAGTCATCCCAGTACCACTGTCATTCCCCCCCAGTCCCACCAAGTTACTGCATATATCCAGACTCACAAaacctccctgtgtctctctctccacc
This window of the Oncorhynchus tshawytscha isolate Ot180627B linkage group LG12, Otsh_v2.0, whole genome shotgun sequence genome carries:
- the LOC112262605 gene encoding leucine zipper putative tumor suppressor 3-like isoform X3, translating into MTPHQHRETGENKTDNHNNPPTHNPPKILPVSGKLEQNNSGLVRPSAFKPVVPKSFHSMQNLFGPTSGGGCEGRGAGGQREGGAGGGELVAVPEALLLDQDSPGMGRCLAEGAGGGKSNRGVHGGMSASGRNSLTSLPTYAGSGLCYGPQEALGSLSASTSNINRLGTTAGAAVALEKLEQPGYQQLNHLGDTPAPQRPTPSSDDVIQDLENRLWEKEQEVQHMCRNLEQSEAAIVQVFEEKQRVCERQMDELGQNYASRLQQVTRRAQRSQNALQAQITRLSQDKRRLQEEMAALLAQREDLERKCLHFRMEQTDILPRLDETKWEVCQKAGEISLLKQQLRESQVELTQRAGEMVALRGQLKEANSQLRDREEAMLGLKNSYSSKSLELESCQGELRRTLTEVSILREKLGVFEAEVLGLQQALWEMGGGVDPAITKTLGAVGLLPPWGALYCPRTPPEPSSTPLTPTSDALLSLQSDEAKAQRQEVQRKERQQREKAQWHDMQQRQEAHQHLKAHLYQEAHLYQEAQLRKEAQLHQGAHLCQGTHFHQEAQHKCQETQVESGNLREQLDQLQGTLRLERQQRERQALSFDQERDSWIDEKEHVLKYQAQLQVSYVETLQKNQALEQQVGQLGSKPTPTPPSSSSPPPPPALSTFPPMPSVPLPAPLAQTLSPPPCEDVKVSPSLLQLPTPWAGPSCLERIESTEI
- the LOC112262605 gene encoding leucine zipper putative tumor suppressor 3-like isoform X2; translation: MTPHQHRETGENKTDNHNNPPTHNPPKILPVSGKLEQNNSGLVRPSAFKPVVPKSFHSMQNLFGPTSGGGCEGRGAGGQREGGAGGGELVAVPEALLLDQDSPGMGRCLAEGAGGGKSNRGVHGGMSASGRNSLTSLPTYAGSGLCYGPQEALGSLSASTSNINRLGTTAGAAVALEKLEQPGYQLNHLGDTPAPQRPTPSSDDVIQDLENRLWEKEQEVQHMCRNLEQSEAAIVQVFEEKQRVCERQMDELGQNYASRLQQVTTHSTAAVTNNSLPNVDTLFLCVQVTRRAQRSQNALQAQITRLSQDKRRLQEEMAALLAQREDLERKCLHFRMEQTDILPRLDETKWEVCQKAGEISLLKQQLRESQVELTQRAGEMVALRGQLKEANSQLRDREEAMLGLKNSYSSKSLELESCQGELRRTLTEVSILREKLGVFEAEVLGLQQALWEMGGGVDPAITKTLGAVGLLPPWGALYCPRTPPEPSSTPLTPTSDALLSLQSDEAKAQRQEVQRKERQQREKAQWHDMQQRQEAHQHLKAHLYQEAHLYQEAQLRKEAQLHQGAHLCQGTHFHQEAQHKCQETQVESGNLREQLDQLQGTLRLERQQRERQALSFDQERDSWIDEKEHVLKYQAQLQVSYVETLQKNQALEQQVGQLGSKPTPTPPSSSSPPPPPALSTFPPMPSVPLPAPLAQTLSPPPCEDVKVSPSLLQLPTPWAGPSCLERIESTEI
- the LOC112262605 gene encoding leucine zipper putative tumor suppressor 3-like isoform X1 — protein: MTPHQHRETGENKTDNHNNPPTHNPPKILPVSGKLEQNNSGLVRPSAFKPVVPKSFHSMQNLFGPTSGGGCEGRGAGGQREGGAGGGELVAVPEALLLDQDSPGMGRCLAEGAGGGKSNRGVHGGMSASGRNSLTSLPTYAGSGLCYGPQEALGSLSASTSNINRLGTTAGAAVALEKLEQPGYQQLNHLGDTPAPQRPTPSSDDVIQDLENRLWEKEQEVQHMCRNLEQSEAAIVQVFEEKQRVCERQMDELGQNYASRLQQVTTHSTAAVTNNSLPNVDTLFLCVQVTRRAQRSQNALQAQITRLSQDKRRLQEEMAALLAQREDLERKCLHFRMEQTDILPRLDETKWEVCQKAGEISLLKQQLRESQVELTQRAGEMVALRGQLKEANSQLRDREEAMLGLKNSYSSKSLELESCQGELRRTLTEVSILREKLGVFEAEVLGLQQALWEMGGGVDPAITKTLGAVGLLPPWGALYCPRTPPEPSSTPLTPTSDALLSLQSDEAKAQRQEVQRKERQQREKAQWHDMQQRQEAHQHLKAHLYQEAHLYQEAQLRKEAQLHQGAHLCQGTHFHQEAQHKCQETQVESGNLREQLDQLQGTLRLERQQRERQALSFDQERDSWIDEKEHVLKYQAQLQVSYVETLQKNQALEQQVGQLGSKPTPTPPSSSSPPPPPALSTFPPMPSVPLPAPLAQTLSPPPCEDVKVSPSLLQLPTPWAGPSCLERIESTEI